Genomic segment of Populus nigra chromosome 6, ddPopNigr1.1, whole genome shotgun sequence:
TAATTCTCTAATAGAGCTACAACTATCAAATATTCTTCAAATTACAGATATTGAGGTGCGGGCCACCGGGCATGAACAAGGCCATGGCAGCTCATCTTAATGCACTTGGGTACACATCCTCCATGCAATTTGAGTTCTAATGGATCATTACGTATTTCTGTATATGTATTTTCTCTAGCTTTCTCGTATCATCAAGAAGATTTGCAATGCAATTTGGCACCAACTAGGGTTTGTCACCTGTTAATTGCCACTTATTCAAGAATTTGTCAGCGTAAACCTATCCTcgtgcttgatttttttgtaacatTAGAGCTCTTGGTTTCTATGTTTTGCTAGATATATCCTTTGCATTAACCCATTTTGTAGCACTCATAACTTAACCAGCTAGCCCTTGGgcattaattagatttttaaatcaatgaaaaattataaaaatgcaATTCAAAATTGTGGTGCAAATAAGGATGGTATCAAGAAAGGATGGAATGGTGGGGTAAGAACACACAGTAAAGAAAATGGCAAGAGTCGGCAGTGAGCCTTGTTGTTGATAAATTGCTTGCATTGCTAGCGAAAGAAGTGAAACTATTGAAAGGTGTGAATGATGAATAGGTAGATGTCAAAGATGAATTGGAAGTCATCCGTGCTCTCCTGAAAGATGCAGATTCAAAATCTGAGAAAGAATGCGTCGGGGAGGGCGTGAAAGTATATTGGTGAACCAAATAAGAGAAGAACTCATCACATTGACGATATGTCATCAATGATTACGTGTTTCATGTGGCAAGACATCCTGATCATCGATGTCGACTCCTACGTAGAATTGCTTCTTTGATTAAAACATTCAATTTGCGTCGTGAGATAGCTTCAGAGATTGAAGATATCAAACATCACTTTCAAATCAAAGAGCATTAAGTAGGAGCAGCAACGCGAGAAGAGGATTAATGCATCAGTCTCGATTGAGTTCTCTTTTCACTGAAGAAGCTGAGCTTGTTGGGATTGAGTCTCCAGGAGATGAATTGATAAGCTACTTAGTGTTGAAGATCATCAGCCTTAATCAAAGCCTTTCCATATATACACAGCCCTAATCACAGCACAATCATATCTAATTCCTTCCTTTCCTCTTGCTCACAATAATGTATAACGTTACCTTCCTTTCTCATGTAATACGTTACATACTGGATGTATATAAATACAAGTGCAGTCACCACCAAATTAGCGTGGCAGATTTTAAACATtctcatggtatcagagctttcaTTGGATTAACATCCCACGATCCAAATGGCCTCCAGTTCATCCGATTCTTCTCCCACTCTTCTTCCTTTCAACACCATGATTCACATGGTTACAATCAAGCTCTCCTCCTCCAATTATCTTCTATGGAAGAGTcagcttcttcctcttcttgacAGCCAAGGTCTGCTGGGTCATGTGGATGGCACCCTTGTGCCGCCACCACCATTTGATCCTCCCACCTCTCAGACACCAAACAACAGTTACCTAGCATGGAAAGCAATTGACCAGCGCCTCCTCAGccttctcctctcctctctcacaGAGGAAGCAATGGCTGAAGCTGTCGGCCTCTCCACATCCCATGAGGTCTGGACAGCCTTGGAAAGCACCTTCAGCCACTGCTCCAAGGCTCGTGAGATTCGTCTCAAAGATGACCTTCAATTGATGAAGCGTGGCACCCGTCCAGTCACTGTCTATGCCCGTGCATTCAAGGTTTTATGCGATCAGCTTCATGCAATCGGTCGCCTAGTTGATGAAACCGACAAAGTTCACTGGTTTCTTCGTGGTCTCGGGCCAGATTTCTCCACTTTCTCAACTGCCCATATGGCACAAGCTCTTCTCCCCTGTTTCTCTGATCTCGTCTCTAAAGCTGagagttttgaaatttttcaaaaatctctGGAGACTGTAGCGCCTCCAATTGCAGCATTCACTGCCAACAGAAGCTCTTCTCATCGTGGAAGCAGCTCCTTTCGCCAAAATCGTGGTCGTGGATACGGGTCCAGTAGCAACTCTTCTCATTCTGGACAGAGCCGTACTCACACCAACCAAGGTCGCCGTCCACCACGCTGCCAGATCTGCCGCCTGGAGGGACATTATGCTGATCGCTGTAAGCAGCGCTATGACCGGCATGAATCCACAGCATTCCTTGCTGAATCTGATTGGCTTTTGGATACAGGGGCTTCAACTCACATGACTCCAAATAATTCCACATTGGAGCAGTCCACAGCTTACACGGGTAAGGAATGTGTAATTGTAGGGAATGGTGCGTCCCTACCCATTACTCACACAGGCAATATTTCCCATTCCCCAgatcttaaattattagatgttTTGGTTGTTCCTCACCTTACTAAAAATCTTTTGTCCATCAGTAAACTCACAAATGATTTTCCTTTATCAGTTACTTttgctaataattttttcactGTTCAAAATTGCCTAACGGGAAAGGTGGTGGCAACCGGTAGACGTGATGGAGGCTTATATGTGCTAGAGCGCGGCAATTCTGCATTTATTTCTgtccttaaaaataaatctcttcATGCTTCATATGATTTATGGCATGCACGCCTTGGACTTGTGAATCATTCTATTCTtgctttattaaataaaaaaggacaacTTCATCTCACCTCTTTACTGCCATCTCCTAAATTAAGTGACACATGTCAACTTGCAAAAAATCATCGCTTGCCTTATACTCGTAATGAACACAAGTCATCAAATGTGTTAGATCTAATTCACTGTGACATATGGGGTCCTTCACCTGTAAAATCTAATTTGGGCCATAActattatgttttgtttattgatgattattctCGCTTtacttggctttatcctttgaAATTGAAATCTGACTTCTATGATacatttattcaatttcaaaaatttgttGAAAATCAATATTCTTCTCgcataaaattttttcaaagtgACGGTGGTGCAGAATTTACAAGCAATTGCTTCAAAACTCACCTTCGTACCTCGGGTATTCATCATCAGCTATCTTGCCCATATACTCCTGCTCAAAATGGTCGAGCTGAAAGAAAACATCGTCATGTGACTGAAACTGGTTTGGCCCTTCTTTTCCATTCTCACACTTCTCCTCGCTTCTGGGTTGATGCCTTTAGCACTGCAGCTTACATCATCAACCGATTGCCCGCACCACTTCTCGAAGGTAAGTCCCCCTTTGAACTTCTATATGGTTCTCCTCCCAATTATGAGAATTTTCATCCCTTTGGTTGTCGTGTATATCCGTGTTTACGTGATTATATGCCAAATAAATTTTCCCCTCGAAGTATTCCTTGCATTTTTATGGGCTACAACACTTCTTATAAAGGGTTCTGTTGCCTTGACCCTTCTACATCTAGAATATATATCACTCGACATGCTCAATTTGATGAAAATTACTTTCCCTCTCTAGATACCTCTCAGGCTCAATCCATGTCTTCCCTTCAATTTTCCAATTTTTTGGAACCAACCCCTCCCTATCAAAACATGCCTGCTTCTTCCCCAACGCCACATTCCCCGCATATTACACAGTCCGGATCTAACTCATGTATTCTTTGTACTGATCCTGTGAATGAGCCTATGCAGATGGACGATTCTATTGCAGGTTCTTCTCTGCAGCACTCGGACCCCAGTTCAACTTCCCTTGAACCCATTGAACCGGCTCCTCCTCTTCCAGTTGCTGTCTCTCATATGAGTTCTCATCCTATGCTTACACGAGCCAAAGCTGGAATTTTTAAAACTCGGCACCCGGTAAATCTTGCTTTTTTGGGATCCTCTGGTCTTCTCTTAGCTCTTTTGGCATCTGTTGAACCAAAAGGATTCAAATCTGCTGCTAAGAATCACACTTGGAATTTGGTCCCTTGACTAGCCGACACCAACATTGTGGGTTCTAAATGGGTGTTTCAGACCAAATATTTGCCTGATGGTTCCATCGATCGTCTTAAAGCTCGCCTTGTTGCTAAAGGCTATACACAAATACCTGGTCTTGACTACACCGACACTTTCAGCCCGGTTATAAAGGCTACCACTGTCCGTGTTGTCCTATCTCTAGCTGTGACAAACAAATGGCCTCTTCGTCAACTTGATGTCAAGAATGCATTCCTCAATGGTCATCTTACTGAACAGGTTTACATGGAACAACCTCCTGGGTACATTGATCCTCGCTTCCCTAATCATGTTTGTCAATTGAAGAAAGCACTTTATGgactcaaacaagcacctcgtgcttggtttCAGCGTTTCAGCTCTTTCCTCACTCAACTCGGCTTTTATTGCAGTCGTGCCGACACATCACTCTTTGTCTTTCACAGGAAATCTGACATTATTTATTTGCTtctttatgttgatgacatCATTATTACAGGCAACAACTCATCTCTTCTTCACAGTTTTACTTGTAAGCTTCATTCTGAATTCGCTACTAAGGATTTGGGTTCTATGAGTTACTTCCTTGGTCTTGAAGCTACATCCACAACTGATGGTCTCTTTATTAGTCAACTAAAATATGCTCGTGACATTCTCACTCGTGCTCAGTTACTTGATAGCAAGCCTGTTCATACCCCCATGGTTGTTTCTCAGCACTTATCTTCTGATGGTTCTATGTTTTCGGATCCTACTCTTTATCGATCTCTTGTTGGGGCCCTTCAATATTTGACCATCTCGCGTCCTGACATTGCTCATGCTGTCAACTCTGTCAGTCAGTTTTTACATTCTCCAACTAATGACCACTTTCTTGCAGTAAAACACATTCTTCGTTATGTCAAAGGGACTCTGCATTTTGGTCTCACCTTCCGCCCCTCTGCCACTCCTACTACTCTAGTTGCTTATTCTGATGCCGACTGGGCCGGATGTCCTGACACTCGTCGCTCCACCTCTGGTTATTCTATTTACCTTGGTAACAATTTGGTTTCCTGGAgtgccaagaagcaacctaCTGTGTCTCGTTCAAGTTGTGAATCTGAATATCGTGCACTTGCTCTCACTGCTGCAGAATTGTTTTGGCTCACACATCTCCTTCGTGATCTGAAAGTTTCTCTTCCACAGCGGCCTCTTCTTTTATGTGACAACAAAAGTGCCATTTTCTTAAGCTCCAACCCTGTTTCTCACAAGAGGGCCAAACATGTTGAGTTAGATTATCATTTTCTTCGCGAACTTGTTCTTGCCGACAAGCTTCGCACACAATATGTTCCTTCTCACTTACAAGTAGCTGATATCTTCACCAAAAGTGTGCCTAAAGCTCTCTTTCAATTTTTCCGGTCCAAGCTTAACATCGGTTCCAACCCGACGATCAGCTTGCAGGGGGGTGTTGAAGATCATCAGCCTTAATCAAAGCCTTTCCATATATACACAGCCCTAATCACAGCACAATCATATCTAATTCCTTCCTTTCCTCTTGCTCACAATAATGTATAACGTTACCTTCCTTTCTCATGTAATACGTTACATACTGGATGTATATAAATACAAGTGCAGTCACCACCAAATTAGCGTGGCAGATTTTAAACATTCTCACTTAGTAAGTGGAGTTTATCAAAGGATAGTGATCGCAGTGGTTGGTGTGGGAAAAACCACTCTGGCCAAGAAAGTACATGACAACCACAGGGTGAAAGAGCAATTCCGGTACCATTCTTGGATCACCGTGTCTCAATCATATGATACGAGGGAGCTACGTACTACCATTCTTGGATCACCGTGTCTCAATCATATGATACGAGGGAGCTACGTACTAAGGAATATCCTGAAGAGATTCTATGAAGCGAAGAATGAGCCTTTTCCTGATAGAGTTGTTACAATGGACGAGGAGTTGTTGATCAAGGAGATTAGAGAATATTTACGACAAGAAcgatatttggttgtatttgaCGATGTATGGGAAATTGGATTTTGGGGAACATGGAGCATGCGTTGTTAGATCATGATAATGGCAGTAGAATATTGGCTACAACAAGAAATGAGGATGTTGCTAATTTTAGTAGAGGATCTTCATTGGTTCATGTCTATCGTATAGAACCTTCAACTCAGAAGGGGGCATGGGAACTCTTCTGCAACAAAGCATTCAGGTTTGAGTTTAAAGGGCAATGTCCAAAAGATCTGGAGGGATTGTCACGCGACATTGTTAGAAGATGTGGAGGATTACCGCCACTAGCAATTGTGGCTGTTAGTGGACTTCTAGCTACCAAAGAAAAGACCGTTCTTGAATGGAAAAAAGCTCTTAGAGGCCTTGGTGGTTCTGCAATGGTGAGTGACCCATATATTGATAATGTCACTAACATTCTATCTTCCAGCTACGGTGATCTGCCTTACCATCTCCAATcttgtttcttatattttggCTTGTGTCCTGAGGATTTTCCCATTAAACTTGGAAGCATAATTCAACTATGGGTAGCTGGGGGTTTTGTACAAGAAAAACCAGGCATGACACTAGAGGAGGTTGGAGAAGAATACTTCATTGAACTCATTCGTCGAAGTTTGGTTCAAGTGGATAAAGTTAGTTTGAAAGGAACTCTCAAAACATGTCGTGTTCATGATTTGGTACATGATGTCATTCTTTCCAAGTCAAAGGAGCCGAGTCTCTGCCATGTTTCCAGTAGTTTCTCAACCTTCGAAGGCATAGCGCGACATCTCTCCATAAGCAACAGAGGAAGCAACACTCCAAATAGTATCACCAAGTCTCAAACTCGCTCTGTTATAGCTTGTAACGAAGTAAAGCTGCAGAAGGCCACAATGTCAGTAATATTTGCAAAATTTAAGCTTTTGACTACATTAGATTTTGATAACTGTCCAATAGACCGCCTTCCCAAAAAGATATTTAAACTTAAGAGATACCAGAGCAGCAAAACCTCCAAGATCAATAAGAAAGCTTCATGACCTGGAGTCCTTGGATTTGAGAAATTCTTTCGTGGAAGAGTTGCCAGTTGAGATCAGTACGTTCCCTGAATTGCGACATCTTTTGGCTGATGATAGAAAGACTCGGGCATTGAAGATACATGGCAGCATTAAGCATTTGGAGTTCTTGCAAACGTTGTTTATAATTAAAGTGGATCGTGATTTAAGCTTGATCAATGATGGCCTACAAGTGTCGACGAAGATGAGGAAATTGGGGGTCATCAATTTGAAAAGAGAACATGGAAGGTATCTATGCACTGCATTAGAGAAGATGACTCACCTGCGGTCGCTACTTGTTTTTTCCATCAATCCCAGGAATGAAATTCTTGAAGTCCAATCAATATCTTCTCCTCCTCTTCAGCTGCAAAGTCTCCTAGTTGGATTCCCAAACTACACAATCTGGCTGAACTGAGTTTGAGTTTTACAAACTTCATGGATGATTCCATTGAAGTCCTTCAAGCTCTGCCCAATCTAAAATATCTTGCACTTGCATGGGCATACAACGGAGAGAAGATGCATTTTGAAGGAGGAGGGTTTCAGAAACTCAAGTTTCTGTCTCTTGCAGGCTTGAGCAATCTgaatgaaatgttaattaacgAAGGAGCATTGCCACTTCTTAAAAGGCTAGAAATGGGACCCTGCCCAAAACTGAATAAGGTGCCCTCTGGAAATCAAAACTTGAGATATCTCAAAGATTTATCGTCCGCAGGGATGACAAATGAGTTCACTCAAAGATTGTCACGGCAAGAATCCGAGATAGTGAGGCACATACCGATTCTCCGATATGATGCTACTTATGATCCCAATGGTGAAGGATCTTATGGAGCATTTGGATGATGAATCAAAATGAGCTAACATTTATGAGATTACAGGCATGCTGCATCCCTTTAGATTTTACATCTTTAAAACGGTACcaagttaattaataatattagcataactttttatatttctacATGTATGTTGTTGCTTGGGATATGTACATGTTGCACGGACTTCAGACTGCCAATCAACCTTAGAGCAATGCAAAGTCAGCCCTGCTAAAAAGTTGGCGAGAAGTTATGGTCAGCATCAGCTGGATGGAACACGGTAGATGTGTCTTTTTAATGTTTCAGGGGAGACTAGAGCACCTCTTCAGTAAAACCTTTTTCGAGTTTGTGATTTGGTCAATCTGTTTCAAGTGTAAGAACACTGGCATGTAGAATTTATGAAATGTCTGTATGTGCATGTGTTGTTAATATGCGAGGATCAGCTAGTAATGTACTACGAAAAATTATGTGAGCTCGTCATGAATCTAATGCAAAAGAACTTAAGAGAATTAATTAATGCCATTTCTTTTCAGTTAATCCAAGAATTTTATGGATGGTCTACGATGATCCATGCAAATCTTGGGCTGTTAAGCATTTGAAGGGAGATGATTTCATGATCCAATAAACTTTAAAACGAAAGAGAGAACTTTTACGTAGAGCAAAGGTTTTAAAGATAAATGTCTGGCCAAAATCTGGCGCTCTGGTTGTACCTATTCAATCTGAATGGCTTCCATAATCCATCCATACCATTCCAAATTTTCATTCTCTTCATGACTCCAATCCATTTGTTGACAAACTTTAATGCAAAActgaatataattaataagagTGAACGGATTGTAATGCTTGGGCACTTCAACATAAGTTGCAGACACGGGGTTTGTTTGCAATCTTAGTCAATGATTTCTCCTTCTTCAACCCTATAAACTTCGTCAACAATATCACATTTTCCCATGACAGAACCATTCCCTGGCTCCACTTGAGCATCATGTTCGTCGCCATCATCTCTATCACCAAAATCTTCAACTGTTGTATTGTTCGGAACTTCAGACTCTTCTTCCCCAACAAGTGAAGGTTTTTCTTCCTGTGGCTCATCCTTGCAACCATCTTCTTTAACCACTACCGAAGGAAACTTCAAAGGCTTATCTGACCAATCCTTGAAGAAAGAGTTCGCCACCATGAACCTAAAAACCTGCAACAACCGGTGCTTATCCCTCTTTATATCTGCACAAAGAAGCTTCTCCAACAGTGTTGGCTTCCTATCCTCGTTTTCTAATCCAAGCTGCATGTCTGACCGACCTTTTCTCTTATATCTTCCTCTTCTATCATGCTTGTTCCAGAATCTCCCCTTCTTAGTCAAGGACCTTCTGTTATCTTCCCTTCCATGCTCTTGTTTCTCTGAATCTAACAGATGGTGCGGTCGTATTTCTGCAGCTTCAACTCCTAGCTTCTCTGAATCTAACAGATAGCTCAGTGGTGTTTCTGCAACTTCAACTCCTAACTTCTCCGAATCTAACATGTATTCTGGTGGTATTTCAGCAACTTCAACTCCTAGCTCAGCCTGCTTTGCCAAAATCTCCTTGAGTTGCTGCATGAAACATTTCCAAGAAATTACCAAATGTTGAAGCATGTTGTAGTTCAAGAATTTTCAATAGTTCCTTGATATAGATTTGCATCACCTTGTGAAAACCAACCAATCCTTTCATAATATAAACGAAATGCATACTTTTGATAAGCATATTGTGAAATTTTCCCAATTATTACTGGCATTAAGTAGATTTTTAATCCAAATAACTATAGAAAACCATTCTTCCTCTCTTTCACCCCTATTATAAAATGAGATTTCTACTGATGAATGATATAATCATCAGTTTAAACACCAGTTTCTGTCCATTGCAATTATGGGCACCCTAGATATTATTATCAACAGTATAACCAAGTGACAGCCTTAGTTTTCTCCTAACCACTCCAATTTAACTCTTCACACCAACTTATCATCCAATTTTCTTGGCAAAGCATTTAGCACCTACATGACAGTTAAAGATCACTTTCCATGAGAACGTAAGCTAGACAATAGACTACATTTATTGTTCTACATGACAGATAGACAGccaaacatttcaaaaatattaattaccaAAACCAAAAGGTGAGAGAAAATTCTGTAAAAGGCTATAATTTCAGACAGGGAAGAAACCGATGCTGTGGAATAAAATGTAACATGGCAGAATGCCATTTTTCACTGACATATATGCTTAGCCAGAGAAACATGATCGTCCATTTAGAAGAACATATTATACAAACAAGGTCTTGTCAAGTGGCACTGGTGTTGAAAGCATGAGATAAAGGTCTTGTCTTCAAGGTTATGAGCCAAATATACAATACAAtagaaacaatgaaaaatagTGTACCTCGCGACGAAAGTTGGCCTCTTTATCAACGACCCCAGAGTCTATTAGCTTTTCAGTCTGCTTCTGCAAGTGTCAAGTTCATGATCAACTCAATTATGttagataataattaaattcatgcaGCAGAATGGTACAGAACATGATCGAACCTTCTCTATGTTGGTTTTTGTTGGGAAGTGCTTCCTGCGTGATTCACGCCATTGTTTGATTTCTTGTTCCGTGTATATATGAGTTCTGCTAGGTTTACAAATGTACAGAGTTGaacaaacaagcaaaaaaattCCATGCAGAAATTAGTGTTGCAAAAGTGGATGTTGAGCAAGCGAAAGAGGCAGATAATACATCATAAGAATGAGGTGCAGTATACAATCTTGGGGTGAACTAAGCAACTTCAGAGAAAAGGCATAAATGCAAAATgcagtttttacttttttatttgacaGAATGCTGTGACTATTTATTACTTCTCATTCACAGATACAATTGTCCAAACAAGCTAAAGCAAAGATAGCCCAATTTCATATTTCAAGTCACCCTGCAATCAATTTGAGTGTGAACTCTTGAACAGAGGAGGCCAAACAAGCAGCCTACTCTAAATCAACACCCCACCCACCTGCTAGCTTGAATCACAATATGAGATCAGCCAAACATAACTCTTTCTCAAATTGATCAGTAATGTTTAAGGGATAGATCAGCAAAAATTACCTTTTCTGTTCCGTAACTTGGTTTGAAGGATCAGAGCGACCAAATTTTGCTGCCCTCTCATTGCCTTTCCCTATGACATTTTTAGAGCACAAAGTTTAAACCAACTATCTCCATCAAGACACATGAAGAAGAGGTAATCTTGTAGCAAGGTCTACAATCACAAACCTTTTCCACCGTGTTTATTAGAAAACCCAAGCTTTCTCTTTCCATTATCCATGCGATGGAACTCGGATTTCTGATGTCTGCAGAAAATGAATTTCAGATGGTTACGAGGCACTGCTCTATATAGTAGTAGAAGTACTTAGAACAAAATTTCCAACACACCCTGATTGTGATTGCTCTCTCTTTGgattatttttgaagttttttccaGAAAAGATTCCTTGTTTGGAATTTGGAGTACTACCCTGGCCATTTTTAGCAGGATTGCCCTacatcaagaacaaaacactGAACTTCACCATCTTGGAAAGCAATTGTTTGGGAATGCACAATAAGCATTTTGGAgaggtaagaaaaaaagaagaaaacgtATGGACAAAACCATAAAAAGATTTGGAAGAAGATGCCATATACAAGAAAAGCCAAACAATTAAATTGTAAGGGAGTTGACCTCAAATAATAAGGTAGTGAAGCAACTTAGAAAACATGGGGGCTACATGAGTGGTACTAAAGCATGGAAAACGTTTGCAATGAGCTCAGAAAGAAATCATCCAAGTTAAAAACAACAAGTACACAACAATGGCGGCTTTTAATCACAGCTGAAATGTAGTTACCTGCCACCTATTGTAAGCAGAGGGTTGCAAGTTCTGACTTTGCTGAGATGTAAATGGGTTCCCTTGCACTTGCTGAGTTGCAGCTGGCAAAGGCTTTGGTCCATTTGCAGCCATTGTAGGCATTACAAATTTCTCACTTTGTTGTGATGCTGGCGAGATCCCTTCCACTTGCTGAGTTGCAACATGCAATGAATTTGACCCATTTGTACCCACCGCAGGCATTACAAAGTTCTGATTTTTCTGTGTTGCAGACAAGTTCCCTTGCATTTGCTGATTTTCAAAAGACAATTGTTTCGATCCATTTGCACCAGTTGTCGGCATTACAAAGTTTGGCTGGTTCGGCTTAACTTGTTGATTTACAAAAAAGTTTGGACTTTGAGCACCTACCACTTGGTGACTACTGGAAGGGACATTAAAGGAACCAACTTGAGAAGTCATTGGCATTTGCATAGGCATAACAGGGTTCATCATATTCTGCATTGGATTTTGCAACAAACCcatattttgattgatttgttgAGGCAAATTGGAGAAACCAGGACCAAACAGCTCTCCTTGCAATTGATTTACTTGATTCATCAACATCTTTAAAGCATTCAACTTGTTGACCTGATTTTGTAACTGAAGGATAGCCAGATCATTAGGTCCACTCACTAAACCATGCTGTTGATTGATTAAAGGTGGCATATTAGGCATGGCTTGTCCATTTCTTAAATGGGTATTTGAGTTATTAAAAGGAATTGGGATTTGAGGATTGACTAAACCCAGCTGAGGTTGCATTGAATTTGTTAAAGAAGGATTTGCTGAAAATCCCTGATAAATCcaacaaacaagaaagaaaaaaccaaaaacagtTCAAAATTAGAACAAAGAAAAACCCTTTAACATACAAAATTATCAGAGAcagtgagtgagagagagaagggTAAAGTACCTGTTGATTATAAGGAGCAGTGTTGCCCTTTTGTTTGTGATGTCTAGGACGACGGGAATTGAAGAAAGGTTCCATCTTTAAGCATCAAGACTGCTACTTTACACAATGCAGTAAGCAAGAAGACAGAGGGTATTAGGGTTTAAGCTTTAACAGAAGGAAGGCGGGCTTGTGTTTCCAGGGTACCagcttttttttgtcttatagACAAAAAGCATAACTACAAATCAGTCCTAAATTCAGTATTCCAATCCCCAATCTTTAAAGGTTATTAATGTTTCCCCCATCTTTCATAAATCATGAAACATTTATAATGATGACCCTTGATGGGCCACATTTTGAGCTATCCTTCATACTATAGGGACTAAATAAATTCatgtcaataaattaattaactcttaaaattaaCTTGTACTAAATCTTAACGAACTAGACTTAAAAAACAGACACAACTTGTCAAACGACACAACATCCACAAGAATGTCCACCGCGACCACCAGTTTTTTCGAACCAGCCTCCGTGACCAGCAGTGGCCGTCCAGTCCTCCACCAAGCCGAAG
This window contains:
- the LOC133697154 gene encoding uncharacterized protein LOC133697154, coding for MEPFFNSRRPRHHKQKGNTAPYNQQGFSANPSLTNSMQPQLGLVNPQIPIPFNNSNTHLRNGQAMPNMPPLINQQHGLVSGPNDLAILQLQNQVNKLNALKMLMNQVNQLQGELFGPGFSNLPQQINQNMGLLQNPMQNMMNPVMPMQMPMTSQVGSFNVPSSSHQVVGAQSPNFFVNQQVKPNQPNFVMPTTGANGSKQLSFENQQMQGNLSATQKNQNFVMPAVGTNGSNSLHVATQQVEGISPASQQSEKFVMPTMAANGPKPLPAATQQVQGNPFTSQQSQNLQPSAYNRWQGNPAKNGQGSTPNSKQGIFSGKNFKNNPKREQSQSGHQKSEFHRMDNGKRKLGFSNKHGGKGKGNERAAKFGRSDPSNQVTEQKRTHIYTEQEIKQWRESRRKHFPTKTNIEKKQTEKLIDSGVVDKEANFRREQLKEILAKQAELGVEVAEIPPEYMLDSEKLGVEVAETPLSYLLDSEKLGVEAAEIRPHHLLDSEKQEHGREDNRRSLTKKGRFWNKHDRRGRYKRKGRSDMQLGLENEDRKPTLLEKLLCADIKRDKHRLLQVFRFMVANSFFKDWSDKPLKFPSVVVKEDGCKDEPQEEKPSLVGEEESEVPNNTTVEDFGDRDDGDEHDAQVEPGNGSVMGKCDIVDEVYRVEEGEIID
- the LOC133696412 gene encoding disease resistance protein RPM1-like, with the protein product MEHALLDHDNGSRILATTRNEDVANFSRGSSLVHVYRIEPSTQKGAWELFCNKAFRFEFKGQCPKDLEGLSRDIVRRCGGLPPLAIVAVSGLLATKEKTVLEWKKALRGLGGSAMVSDPYIDNVTNILSSSYGDLPYHLQSCFLYFGLCPEDFPIKLGSIIQLWVAGGFVQEKPGMTLEEVGEEYFIELIRRSLVQVDKVSLKGTLKTCRVHDLVHDVILSKSKEPSLCHVSSSFSTFEGIARHLSISNRGSNTPNSITKSQTRSVIACNETAFPKRYLNLRDTRAAKPPRSIRKLHDLESLDLRNSFVEELPVEISTFPELRHLLADDRKTRALKIHGSIKHLEFLQTLFIIKVDRDLSLINDGLQVSTKMRKLGVINLKREHGSPINIFSSSSAAKSPSWIPKLHNLAELSLSFTNFMDDSIEVLQALPNLKYLALAWAYNGEKMHFEGGGFQKLKFLSLAGLSNLNEMLINEGALPLLKRLEMGPCPKLNKVPSGNQNLRYLKDLSSAGMTNEFTQRLSRQESEIVRHIPILRYDATYDPNGEGSYGAFG